Part of the Peptococcaceae bacterium genome, TAGAAGAACCAGGAAGCGAAACAATATTCAGTTATCCTCTAAGCCGATGGCAAGTGGGAATTCTAAGAGTTGCTTTTTTTTTCATTTTCTATGTTCTTTTAATGATTGTAATGTTGTTATTGATAGACCGGATATGCATTGCAAGTATTTTCTTCCCCCTGACCGTGCAACTCGGATCTGAAGCTTTCTTTTTTGCAGGCTTAGGCTTTTGGGCTATGACTATGACATCAAACGCCGGTTGGTCACTGGTTTTGATCATTATTTATTCAAGTATGCAAATACTTACCAGAGGAGCACTATTTCCAATGATCAATGTTTTTTTATTTAATGATAGGCTTCTTAAAATATCCGAATTATGGCCCTCGTCCGGATACAACTTATTACTTGGAGCAATGCTATGGATATGGGCTCAGATTGTTTTCAGCAAATTCCAAAGATACAATTAAATGAACATTCCAGGATGCTGCGCAATATACGGACATGCAAATAAATATAGCGCGTATAGCGCGGAAAACGAAAATATTATTTCAATCTTGAATAGAACTTTAATCAGGTATTATTTTTCCTACCGGATGACGAAATAGGTAATCACCCCTGCCAGAAGCATTACCGGAACAGTGATGACATACTCGCGGTACAGATCCCCCAGCGAAACGCCGAAATACTCGTTCGTCAACACCTGGCACAGGTGAAGGGGCGATATGTAGTAAAAAGCAAACCCGGTTACATATATGAGCATCGTCATGGCCAGGAGCTGGTCAGGGGGGACTAAGGGTAAAAGCAGGGGATAAAGCATAGCCGTGACAATGTTGGTGCTTCCGGAAATAAAGGCCAAAACAAGCGATGATATGACGGCAATTATCCACAAGGGAATTCCCAGGTTGGTTACCGATTGGAGAAGCGTTTCAATCTCCGGAATGTTTTCGATAAATCTTTTAAATACCATGATCCCGGCCACGGCATAAATAAGGTTATAGCTTTTTCCCTGTCCTTTTATCAGGATGTCGTAAAGCCTACGCTCATTCTCCCGTAACAGATAGGTTAAGACGCAGGCGGCCAAAAGCGCGACATAAAAAGGGATCCAGATAACCAGAACAACGGAAATAAGGAGAGGCGCCATATATTGGATTGTCTTCATTATTGTTTTTATACTCCGGTCCTTTTGGGCGTAATTGTGTTGTTCCCCCTTAATCGGCCTGAAATAAACCAGGTAGCCGGCAACCAGGCAGGCCAAGGCGGTTGGGACCTGCGCTTTAATCAATTCAACTAGGGGTACCCCGGATACATAAGCCGCATTTAACAGGCTCACCGAAATGGGAAGAACAAAATACCAGGCATGCCTGAGATAGAGATTTATGGCGGCTTTTCTGGCCTTGTCGAGTCCCACTTCGTCACCCAGCCTGTCAATAACGGGAGCAGCAATGATTGCGGCTCCAACAGCCGAAAACGCTGACAACAGGCACGGTATGACATAAAGAAGAGCCTTGGGACTGCCAAACAGCCGCTCCAGGCTTTCCACCATTTTGTCCAAGATGCCGTATTCCTGCATCAGTTTACTTAAAACAATAATCAGGAAAACATCGAGTGCCAGTTCCACCGTGTCTCTTTCCACCAGGGCCAACAAAAAAACCCTGACGGTATCAGGAATAGATAAACCTGTTAAAAGAGCCAACAACATCCCGCTGCCGGCGGTGGCAAAACCTAAATTGATTCCTTTTTTCGCTAGGTATAGTATTAAAAAGAACGAAAGTGCAAACGCTAGGATGAGCATGAAAAAGCCTTCTTTTTTGCATTAATTTTAACAACGATAAAAATATTTTACTACATCTTTGGTGTTTTACCAAGATAATTTCCTTCACGCATTTTTATGTCCATGCGTCAGCTCTGCCATAAAATAACGTGCGGCACAAATACCGCACGCCGGGTCTCCTGATAAAACCTACCTGACTATACTGGCCATATTGGCCACCGCATCCCTGGCTATCAAGAGGAGCCCGTATTCCTTGAGAAAGGCTTCATCATAGGGGACCCATTCACTGTATTCTCCCAAAATGGCCGTTACTGACGGCTGGGTTTTAGGAAGTATAGAGAGGGTCAAATAATACTGCCCTTCAAGCTTGTAAAGCGAGCTGGCTTCAATATAATCGGGCTCAATTCTTGAACAGGCCTGACTGCATGCTTCGAGGTCGGAAAAAACCCAGACCTGGCTCGTTCCCCTTTCGGGCGATTCTTCATCTTCTTCACAACCCTGCTGGTTCGGCAGGAAAAAGCTTATATGGTCGTTCCCGTAACTGGCCCTCACTTTTGTCATAACGACCACAAAACTGTCTATAGACAAGGGATAAGCCTCCACCATCAACTGGGAATCCTCCTCGATTTCGAAACCGCATTCCTCATAGGCCATATCAAGAATATCCTGGAAGAGTTCCTGGGCTTTGGGGCTTATAGGCATTAGCTCCCACTTCTTAAAATCTCTTTCCTCCAAATCCTGGTTGGTGATAATGATCTGGACCTTGTCATCGTTAATCTTTCTTATTTTCACCGGCCCACCCCCCCTTTGTTTCTTGAATTGGAGGTCTCAATGTAACATTATTATATTTTATCATTGGACTTTGTCAAGTGCGCTGAACCCAATTACACCGTATTCAATCATTTCCACGATAGATAAATAAAGGGTTTGCTCAAGCCTCATCCAGCAAATAATTCTTTTTTCGTAATTCTTCTTCAATCGTTAATAACCGCTGTTCGTTATCCGCTTCCACGGAATGAAGATGGACTCCCCCGGTCAGAGCGGAAAGGGGTTTAGCTTCATAAGAACGATATTTGGTCATAAATTCCTGCAGGTCGGCCAGCGAAGCAAGCATTAACATTCCCCTCAATTCACCGTAAAGCGGATGCTCCACTATCACATCCAGTACTTTCCCTCCGTAAATGATTATGGTTTTCAGCTCATCCTCGATCTCTTCGGGAGTATGCCGCACGGCAAAGACCTTGCAGGGTTTTCGCTTCATACCGGTAAAAAGCACATACCCTTGCGGAGTGGCCATAATATCTTCTCCCTTGGCTCTGAGTATTGCTATGTCGTGTACGACCACCTGCCGGCTCACACCTAAGAGTTCTGCCAAATTACCACCGGAGACCGGTTTTTCCCTTTCACGGAGAAGCCAAAGCAATCTTTCTCGTCTTTCCTCCGCGTCCACTGGCATCACCCGGCTTTTTATTTTGATTATACCCAATCATTTATTAAAATAGCAAGAATCAGTATTACAAAAGACCCTGCCTTAACAGCAGAGCCTTTATAACTCTTTATACTTCCTTAATCGCTTCCGTAGGGCAGCTTCCCAGGGCTTCGCTGGCTATGTTTTCCTGGTCCTCTGGAACTTCTTCCGCTATCGCCTTGGCCTTACCGTTTTCATCCCAGTCGTAAACTTCAGGAGCCAGGCTTATACAGGCCCCACACGCAATGCACGTCTCAGGGTCAACTCTTACTTTCATAATATATCCCCCCTTTACAATATTTACCTTTCTAAGATTTCCGATCATCAACGG contains:
- a CDS encoding DUF401 family protein, which produces MLILAFALSFFLILYLAKKGINLGFATAGSGMLLALLTGLSIPDTVRVFLLALVERDTVELALDVFLIIVLSKLMQEYGILDKMVESLERLFGSPKALLYVIPCLLSAFSAVGAAIIAAPVIDRLGDEVGLDKARKAAINLYLRHAWYFVLPISVSLLNAAYVSGVPLVELIKAQVPTALACLVAGYLVYFRPIKGEQHNYAQKDRSIKTIMKTIQYMAPLLISVVLVIWIPFYVALLAACVLTYLLRENERRLYDILIKGQGKSYNLIYAVAGIMVFKRFIENIPEIETLLQSVTNLGIPLWIIAVISSLVLAFISGSTNIVTAMLYPLLLPLVPPDQLLAMTMLIYVTGFAFYYISPLHLCQVLTNEYFGVSLGDLYREYVITVPVMLLAGVITYFVIR
- a CDS encoding adaptor protein MecA encodes the protein MKIRKINDDKVQIIITNQDLEERDFKKWELMPISPKAQELFQDILDMAYEECGFEIEEDSQLMVEAYPLSIDSFVVVMTKVRASYGNDHISFFLPNQQGCEEDEESPERGTSQVWVFSDLEACSQACSRIEPDYIEASSLYKLEGQYYLTLSILPKTQPSVTAILGEYSEWVPYDEAFLKEYGLLLIARDAVANMASIVR
- a CDS encoding transcription repressor NadR, whose translation is MDAEERRERLLWLLREREKPVSGGNLAELLGVSRQVVVHDIAILRAKGEDIMATPQGYVLFTGMKRKPCKVFAVRHTPEEIEDELKTIIIYGGKVLDVIVEHPLYGELRGMLMLASLADLQEFMTKYRSYEAKPLSALTGGVHLHSVEADNEQRLLTIEEELRKKNYLLDEA
- a CDS encoding ferredoxin, whose translation is MKVRVDPETCIACGACISLAPEVYDWDENGKAKAIAEEVPEDQENIASEALGSCPTEAIKEV